The following proteins are co-located in the Pedobacter sp. FW305-3-2-15-E-R2A2 genome:
- a CDS encoding TonB-dependent receptor, which yields MKKIHFVLVVLLYTFFSASSFAADLSEVRGKITDGSTQEPLVGATIYISDLKAVTTTNSKGEFTLKNIPSKGRFLMEVRFVGYKTHSQMVDLATINTLSIAMESSVIESAEVVITGSPFSSNNKTNSLSVVTVGKDKLAQAGGTNLVDAISRIPGVSQVSTGGAISKPTIRGLGYNRVLTMVDGAREEAQQWGDEHGIEVDQFSAARVEILKGPASLLYGSDALGGVINIIDDLVPPPGVFNGDFTTSYGTNNGLSASSLMLQGNDNGFVYRGRVSYKNAYGFAYKNTTVPNSGFNEFNLNGMVGLNKSWGYSHLTFSRFHTNIGLVEDGPNEEGNFVNEDGEVITKAEAQQRRLGLPFQNINHYRAALNSNFILGKGQLKTTFAFQRNMRKEFEESATEPGLNLNLNSYTYDVKYYFPNAGKWEPAIGVQGMYQKNVNKGDEFLIPDYNSNNIGAFVYLKRNFEKGALNIGARYDYKKVNGQDLSVDGEQVFNGFDNKFSNVSGSIGFAYEVAKNLVLKGNAGSGFRAPNIAELAANGRHEGTFRYEIGNNKLKQETSLQFDLGLEYTAKYVTFGLNAYANRIFNYIYPGNFNKETKELTNESGEIETLPVYRFVQTKADLIGGEASMDFHLVKSLHFENSFAYVRGINRADDSPLPFIPAASINNELRFEPSIKGLAGSYVKVGVSNVLKQARFDSFETQTDGYTLLDAGIGASINTKKGKLNLWVTGQNLLDKKYYNHLSRYKPAGIYNTGRNVTFGINVPFM from the coding sequence ATGAAAAAAATACACTTTGTATTGGTCGTTCTATTATATACCTTTTTTTCTGCAAGCAGCTTTGCGGCAGATCTTTCAGAAGTTAGAGGTAAAATTACCGATGGCAGTACCCAGGAGCCTTTGGTTGGCGCCACGATATATATCAGCGATTTGAAAGCAGTAACGACCACCAACAGTAAGGGGGAGTTTACCTTAAAAAATATTCCTTCAAAGGGACGGTTCCTGATGGAAGTCCGCTTTGTCGGGTATAAAACCCATTCTCAAATGGTCGATCTTGCGACCATCAACACCCTGAGTATTGCTATGGAATCCTCTGTCATAGAAAGTGCCGAAGTGGTGATTACCGGATCTCCTTTCAGTTCCAATAATAAAACCAACAGTTTATCTGTGGTTACTGTTGGAAAAGATAAGCTGGCTCAGGCCGGAGGAACAAATCTGGTAGATGCGATTTCCAGAATTCCAGGCGTTTCACAAGTGAGCACCGGAGGTGCGATTTCGAAGCCGACCATCCGCGGATTAGGCTATAACAGGGTGCTGACGATGGTAGATGGCGCAAGAGAAGAAGCCCAGCAATGGGGTGATGAACATGGAATTGAGGTAGATCAGTTTTCGGCAGCAAGGGTGGAGATTTTAAAAGGACCTGCCAGTTTGCTGTATGGATCTGACGCTTTAGGTGGGGTGATTAATATCATTGATGACCTTGTTCCTCCTCCAGGAGTATTTAATGGAGATTTTACCACTTCTTATGGGACTAATAATGGCCTTAGTGCATCTTCACTGATGTTGCAGGGGAATGACAACGGATTTGTATACCGCGGTCGTGTATCTTATAAAAATGCCTATGGCTTTGCTTATAAAAATACGACGGTTCCGAATTCAGGATTTAACGAGTTTAATCTGAACGGAATGGTGGGCCTAAATAAAAGCTGGGGATACTCTCACCTGACTTTTTCCCGTTTCCATACCAATATAGGTCTGGTTGAAGATGGACCTAACGAGGAAGGGAATTTTGTGAATGAAGATGGAGAAGTAATTACGAAGGCAGAAGCACAGCAAAGAAGATTGGGTTTACCTTTTCAGAACATTAACCATTATCGTGCTGCGTTGAATAGTAATTTCATCCTTGGTAAGGGACAATTGAAAACCACCTTCGCTTTTCAGCGGAATATGAGAAAGGAATTTGAAGAAAGTGCTACTGAGCCTGGTTTGAATTTAAACCTGAACTCTTATACCTACGACGTAAAATATTACTTTCCTAATGCCGGTAAATGGGAACCTGCAATTGGCGTTCAGGGCATGTACCAGAAGAATGTCAATAAGGGTGATGAATTCCTGATCCCGGATTATAACAGCAATAACATTGGTGCTTTTGTGTACCTGAAACGTAATTTTGAAAAGGGAGCGCTCAATATTGGGGCTCGTTATGACTACAAAAAAGTAAATGGTCAGGACCTTTCTGTAGATGGGGAGCAAGTGTTTAATGGTTTTGATAACAAATTCTCTAATGTTTCCGGTTCCATAGGCTTTGCTTATGAGGTGGCTAAAAACCTGGTATTAAAAGGAAATGCAGGATCGGGATTCAGGGCACCAAATATTGCAGAACTTGCCGCAAATGGTCGTCATGAGGGAACATTCAGATATGAAATCGGAAATAACAAGTTAAAACAGGAAACTAGTTTACAGTTTGACCTTGGATTAGAGTATACAGCTAAATATGTCACTTTTGGATTGAATGCTTATGCAAACAGAATCTTTAATTACATCTATCCAGGAAACTTTAATAAAGAAACAAAAGAGTTAACCAACGAATCAGGCGAAATAGAAACGCTGCCTGTTTACCGTTTCGTGCAAACCAAAGCAGACCTGATTGGTGGTGAAGCTTCGATGGACTTTCACCTCGTGAAATCACTGCACTTTGAAAACTCCTTTGCTTATGTAAGGGGAATTAACCGTGCTGATGATTCTCCGCTTCCCTTTATTCCTGCGGCATCCATTAACAATGAATTGCGTTTTGAACCAAGTATTAAAGGTCTTGCCGGTTCCTATGTTAAAGTTGGGGTAAGTAATGTATTAAAACAGGCGCGTTTTGATAGTTTTGAAACACAAACTGATGGTTACACTTTACTGGACGCAGGAATCGGGGCATCTATCAATACTAAAAAAGGTAAACTGAATCTATGGGTGACAGGACAAAACCTGCTTGATAAAAAATATTATAACCATTTAAGCAGGTATAAACCTGCCGGAATTTATAATACAGGACGTAATGTTACTTTCGGAATCAATGTTCCTTTTATGTAA
- the hutU gene encoding urocanate hydratase — protein sequence MTSNMDFSLDLSKKQTPTGNTLTCKGWVQEAALRMLLNNLDPEVAERPEDLIVYGGRGKAARNKEALALIVKALQNLEDTETLLIQSGKPVGVLPTHKDAPRVLISNSQLVPKWATQQHFDELEDKGLMMYGQMTAGSWIYIGSQGIVQGTYETYAALARKHFNSNLKGTLNVTAGLGGMGGAQPLAITMNQGVCLAADVEEWRIQKRLETRYIDEIEHDIDTAIDKALQYKEDGKAISIGVVCNAVELLQRLIDRNITPDTLTDQTSAHDPLIGYFPEGLSVAEANKLRIENAEEYVKQSYATMAKHVEQMLELQKRGAITFDYGNNLRGRALEAGVKNAFDFPGFVPAYIRPLFCEGKGPFRWAALSGDPQDIYETDKLILELFPENESLKQWITMAQERIAFQGLPARICWLGQGEREKAGLAFNKLVADGKVKAPLVIGRDHLDTGSVASPNRETEAMLDGSDAVADWPILNALINTAGGASWVSLHHGGGVGIGYSIHAGMVIVADGTEDAAIRIKRVLHNDPAMGVIRHADAGYDIAKDTLRKHRLGL from the coding sequence ATGACTTCAAATATGGATTTTAGTTTAGATTTAAGTAAAAAACAAACCCCAACAGGAAATACATTAACCTGTAAAGGATGGGTACAGGAAGCGGCGTTACGTATGCTCCTGAATAACCTTGACCCGGAAGTAGCCGAGCGTCCGGAAGACCTGATCGTCTATGGCGGTCGCGGTAAAGCTGCCAGAAACAAGGAGGCTTTAGCACTGATCGTAAAAGCACTACAAAATTTAGAAGATACAGAGACCTTACTTATCCAATCGGGAAAACCGGTGGGTGTATTGCCAACACATAAAGATGCACCAAGAGTATTGATCTCCAATTCTCAACTGGTTCCCAAATGGGCAACTCAACAACATTTTGATGAACTGGAAGATAAAGGACTGATGATGTATGGTCAGATGACCGCAGGATCATGGATCTATATCGGTTCCCAGGGAATTGTACAGGGAACGTATGAAACGTATGCTGCTTTGGCGCGCAAACATTTCAACAGCAACCTGAAAGGCACCTTAAATGTAACGGCCGGACTCGGTGGAATGGGTGGTGCACAACCGCTTGCCATCACCATGAACCAAGGTGTTTGTCTTGCGGCTGATGTAGAAGAATGGCGCATCCAGAAACGCCTGGAGACCCGTTACATTGACGAAATAGAACATGATATCGATACGGCTATTGATAAAGCCTTACAATATAAAGAAGACGGAAAGGCCATCTCCATTGGAGTGGTATGTAATGCGGTGGAATTGTTGCAAAGATTAATCGACCGCAACATTACGCCGGATACGTTAACCGACCAGACTTCTGCTCATGATCCACTGATCGGTTATTTCCCGGAAGGACTTAGCGTTGCTGAAGCCAATAAATTGCGTATTGAAAATGCGGAAGAATATGTGAAACAGTCTTATGCCACAATGGCGAAACATGTGGAGCAAATGCTGGAACTGCAAAAACGTGGTGCCATCACCTTTGATTACGGAAACAACCTTCGTGGAAGGGCATTGGAAGCTGGGGTTAAAAATGCATTTGATTTCCCTGGCTTTGTACCTGCTTATATTCGCCCTTTATTTTGTGAAGGAAAAGGACCTTTCCGTTGGGCTGCCCTGAGTGGAGATCCACAGGATATTTATGAAACGGATAAACTGATTCTGGAACTTTTCCCTGAAAACGAAAGTCTGAAGCAATGGATTACCATGGCACAGGAACGCATTGCATTCCAGGGACTGCCGGCACGCATCTGCTGGCTTGGACAGGGAGAAAGAGAAAAAGCAGGTTTGGCATTCAATAAACTGGTTGCCGATGGTAAAGTAAAAGCACCATTGGTGATTGGTAGAGATCATCTGGACACGGGTTCTGTCGCTTCTCCAAACCGGGAAACTGAAGCCATGCTGGATGGCTCTGATGCTGTAGCCGACTGGCCGATTTTAAATGCTTTGATCAATACTGCCGGTGGCGCAAGCTGGGTTTCTTTACACCATGGAGGAGGCGTTGGAATCGGTTATTCCATCCATGCAGGAATGGTGATCGTTGCCGATGGGACTGAAGATGCAGCCATCAGAATCAAGCGTGTCTTACACAATGACCCTGCTATGGGCGTGATCAGACATGCCGATGCAGGATACGACATCGCAAAAGATACCTTACGTAAACACAGACTAGGTCTTTAA
- a CDS encoding TetR family transcriptional regulator C-terminal domain-containing protein: MATAQQIKNAYIDYVLINDEKPKSVYSFVKKLKITEADFYEFYASFESIEKNIWVELTLETINAIEEQEVWSQYSSRERILAFFYSYVEVLKKQRSFIIYTLKSHISKFSTPDALSGVKPIFENFAEEIINEGLESGELANRKFLSKKYKDAVWLQFGFILNFWINDNSPGFEKTDEAIEKGINVTFDLFERSPLDNLLEYGKFLSRNGNFKEKMGL, from the coding sequence ATGGCAACGGCTCAGCAAATTAAGAATGCGTACATCGATTATGTACTCATCAATGATGAAAAACCAAAATCAGTATACAGTTTCGTTAAGAAATTAAAGATTACAGAGGCTGATTTCTATGAATTCTACGCTTCTTTTGAAAGCATTGAAAAGAACATCTGGGTAGAACTCACCCTGGAAACGATCAATGCGATTGAGGAACAGGAAGTCTGGAGCCAGTATTCATCCCGCGAGAGAATCCTTGCCTTCTTCTATAGCTATGTGGAAGTCTTGAAGAAACAAAGAAGTTTCATCATCTATACCCTTAAATCTCACATCAGTAAATTCAGTACTCCAGATGCTTTATCGGGTGTAAAGCCAATATTTGAGAACTTTGCCGAAGAAATCATTAATGAAGGATTGGAAAGTGGAGAACTGGCCAACCGTAAATTCTTAAGTAAAAAATATAAAGATGCAGTATGGCTGCAGTTTGGCTTTATTCTCAATTTCTGGATCAATGACAACAGTCCCGGCTTTGAAAAAACAGATGAGGCCATCGAAAAAGGCATCAATGTGACCTTCGACCTTTTTGAGCGCTCTCCACTGGATAACTTGCTGGAATATGGAAAATTTCTTTCCAGAAATGGCAATTTCAAGGAAAAAATGGGACTGTAA
- a CDS encoding AarF/ABC1/UbiB kinase family protein codes for MKEQESIPVTKGQRSAKFVKTGIQIGGNYIKHYSKKLFNPNLSRDELNEDNATDIYKSLSELKGSALKIAQMLSMDKNILPKSYVDKFTQSQYNAPPLSGPLIVRTFSKNFGKTPDQIYDKFNLHSSNAASIGQVHQAELDGKKLAIKIQYPGVGDSISSDLKLVKPFAFRLLGMSEKDLNIYIKEVEERLLEETDYELEVRRSIEFSEACKHLNNVVFPNYYPALSGKRIITMDWIEGLHLKEFLKTNPSQELRNKIGQALWDFYNFQQHELRAVHADPHPGNFMITPDEKLGVIDFGCIKEMPDDFYYPFFSLISTDVIKDKAKTIAAFRQLDMIHKEDTESQVEFYYKAYLEMIELFARPYTSKTFDFSKPEFFEQLYTYAEKVATMPEFKQARGVKHFIYVNRTNFGLYTILQELKSIVNTDTFQPHLQ; via the coding sequence ATGAAGGAACAAGAAAGTATTCCGGTAACGAAAGGACAAAGATCTGCAAAGTTTGTAAAAACAGGTATTCAGATTGGCGGCAATTACATCAAGCATTATTCAAAAAAATTATTCAACCCTAACCTGAGCAGGGATGAACTGAATGAAGACAATGCAACCGACATTTATAAATCACTCAGTGAGCTTAAAGGAAGTGCTTTAAAGATTGCGCAAATGCTGAGCATGGATAAAAATATCCTGCCTAAATCTTATGTCGACAAGTTTACCCAGTCTCAGTACAATGCACCTCCCCTTTCAGGTCCGCTGATTGTCCGGACTTTTAGTAAGAATTTTGGAAAAACACCCGATCAGATCTACGATAAGTTTAACCTCCATTCCAGTAATGCAGCTTCTATCGGGCAAGTACACCAGGCAGAACTGGATGGCAAAAAACTGGCCATCAAAATCCAATATCCCGGAGTGGGTGATAGCATATCTTCAGATCTGAAACTGGTAAAACCTTTTGCTTTCCGGTTATTGGGAATGAGTGAAAAAGACCTCAATATCTATATTAAAGAGGTAGAAGAAAGGCTGCTGGAAGAGACGGATTATGAACTGGAAGTCAGAAGATCAATTGAATTTTCTGAGGCTTGTAAACACCTGAACAATGTTGTTTTTCCAAATTACTACCCGGCACTATCCGGGAAGCGGATCATTACAATGGACTGGATCGAAGGTTTACACCTGAAAGAATTTTTAAAAACGAATCCTTCTCAGGAACTCCGCAATAAAATTGGTCAGGCTTTATGGGATTTCTATAATTTTCAACAACACGAGCTCAGAGCAGTACATGCGGACCCCCATCCAGGCAATTTTATGATTACTCCTGATGAAAAATTAGGGGTCATTGATTTTGGCTGTATCAAAGAAATGCCTGATGATTTTTACTATCCGTTTTTCTCCCTGATCTCCACAGATGTAATTAAAGATAAGGCAAAAACCATAGCAGCCTTCCGTCAACTGGACATGATTCATAAAGAGGATACGGAAAGCCAGGTTGAATTCTATTATAAAGCATATCTGGAAATGATTGAGTTGTTTGCCCGTCCGTATACAAGCAAAACGTTTGATTTCAGTAAACCTGAATTCTTTGAACAACTCTATACTTATGCGGAGAAGGTGGCCACTATGCCTGAATTCAAACAGGCCAGAGGGGTTAAACACTTCATCTATGTAAATCGTACCAACTTTGGATTATATACGATCCTACAGGAGTTAAAATCGATCGTCAACACAGACACCTTCCAGCCACATCTCCAATGA
- a CDS encoding SDR family oxidoreductase: MKVLLTGANGYIGTRLLPVLLEQGHEVVCMVRDKRRFALESDFGNRVKIITGDLLRPLEEIPKDIQAAYYLVHSMSASENGFSDLELHSAQNFVNALQATDCGQLIYLTGIVNDEGLSKHLSSRLAVEEELKKSGIAFTILRAAIIIGSGSASFEIIRDLTEKLPLMVAPKWVQTKCQPIGIRDVLRYLSGVLSNDKALGQIFDIGGPDVLSYREMMMQYAEVRQLRRIIITLPLLTPRLSSLWLNLVTSVPYALARSLVDSMKNEVICKENKITAIVPGPCLPYRETLKLAFEKIEQNSIVSSWKDALNRGYLETSFMDQVKVPQNGTLEYKVKMPFERDPKEVFENIWGIGGDRGWYYLNWLWNLRGFLDKLFGGVGTRRGRTGNSSLQAGDVLDFWRVLLADKNNRRLLLFAEMKVPGEAWLEFKIVEHHGQTFLSQIATFRPSGLWGRVYWYAMFPFHLFLFKGMARQITLFRLQ; the protein is encoded by the coding sequence ATGAAAGTATTGCTGACCGGTGCCAATGGTTATATTGGCACCAGACTATTGCCTGTCCTTTTAGAACAGGGGCATGAAGTGGTTTGTATGGTCAGGGATAAAAGACGTTTTGCTCTGGAATCTGACTTTGGAAACCGGGTAAAAATCATTACAGGAGATCTGCTAAGGCCGTTGGAGGAGATCCCTAAAGATATCCAGGCTGCCTATTACCTGGTCCATTCGATGTCTGCGAGCGAAAATGGATTCTCAGATCTGGAACTCCACTCTGCACAAAACTTTGTCAATGCACTTCAAGCGACAGATTGTGGTCAATTGATTTACCTGACAGGGATTGTAAATGATGAAGGACTTTCCAAACACTTAAGCTCAAGGCTGGCAGTAGAAGAAGAACTAAAAAAATCAGGTATTGCTTTTACGATATTGAGAGCAGCCATCATTATTGGATCGGGAAGTGCTTCATTTGAAATTATCAGAGATCTGACCGAGAAATTACCCCTTATGGTTGCCCCGAAATGGGTTCAAACAAAATGTCAGCCTATCGGAATCCGGGATGTGCTCCGTTATTTAAGTGGCGTATTGTCAAATGATAAAGCTTTAGGACAGATATTCGATATCGGAGGACCGGATGTACTCAGTTACAGGGAAATGATGATGCAGTATGCAGAAGTACGCCAGCTAAGAAGAATCATCATTACTCTTCCCTTATTGACGCCGCGTTTATCTTCCCTGTGGCTCAACCTCGTTACTTCAGTTCCTTATGCCCTCGCCAGAAGTCTGGTAGACAGCATGAAGAATGAGGTAATTTGTAAGGAAAACAAAATTACAGCCATTGTCCCAGGCCCTTGCCTCCCTTATCGGGAAACATTAAAGCTTGCATTTGAAAAGATAGAACAAAATTCTATTGTTTCCAGCTGGAAAGATGCCCTGAATAGAGGATACCTGGAAACCAGTTTCATGGACCAGGTTAAGGTCCCACAAAATGGAACACTGGAGTATAAGGTAAAAATGCCGTTTGAGAGAGATCCCAAAGAAGTATTTGAAAATATCTGGGGTATAGGAGGAGACAGAGGCTGGTATTACCTGAACTGGCTATGGAACCTGAGGGGTTTCCTGGACAAACTGTTTGGTGGTGTAGGTACCCGCAGAGGAAGAACAGGTAATTCTAGTTTACAAGCTGGTGATGTCCTGGATTTCTGGCGCGTTTTGCTGGCCGACAAAAACAATAGGCGGTTGTTGCTATTTGCGGAGATGAAAGTACCCGGAGAAGCCTGGCTGGAATTTAAAATAGTTGAACATCATGGTCAGACATTTCTTTCCCAGATTGCGACTTTCAGGCCATCAGGATTGTGGGGCCGCGTTTATTGGTATGCAATGTTTCCTTTCCATCTTTTTCTTTTTAAAGGTATGGCGAGACAGATTACACTTTTTAGATTGCAATAA
- a CDS encoding response regulator transcription factor, whose translation MAKSSKIHKNILVIEDNHAILDVITLILQSEAYKVTGLNKSADMMMHIEQLKPDLVILDIMLPDGDGRELLTQLRSQASTEDIPVLMISARYTEENIQHGAFKPNGFLAKPFDIDDLLDRIEGILAGKIY comes from the coding sequence TTGGCAAAAAGCTCTAAGATTCACAAAAACATACTTGTCATTGAAGACAATCATGCCATCCTTGATGTCATCACGCTGATTCTTCAAAGCGAGGCTTACAAGGTTACTGGTCTGAATAAAAGCGCAGATATGATGATGCATATCGAACAACTTAAACCTGACCTGGTTATTCTGGATATTATGCTTCCTGATGGAGACGGCAGGGAATTGTTAACTCAGCTTAGGTCTCAGGCTAGCACTGAAGACATTCCGGTGCTCATGATCTCTGCAAGATATACCGAGGAGAATATTCAGCATGGCGCTTTCAAACCGAATGGATTTCTGGCCAAGCCTTTTGATATTGACGATCTTCTGGACAGAATTGAAGGCATCCTTGCAGGAAAAATTTATTAA
- a CDS encoding nuclear transport factor 2 family protein: MNANEALITKFYTAFQNKDVSTMQECYSDQATFSDAAFTDLNAKEVRAMWAMLIKGGKDMRVEFSNVRADAHGATAHWDAYYTFSATGRKVLNQIDARFVIENGKIVKHTDHFDFYTWSRQALGLPGLLLGWTSFLKNKVRKQASAKLAAYMARE, from the coding sequence ATGAATGCCAACGAAGCGCTCATTACCAAATTCTATACTGCTTTTCAAAATAAAGACGTCTCCACGATGCAGGAATGCTACAGCGATCAGGCGACCTTTAGCGATGCAGCCTTTACAGACCTCAACGCCAAAGAAGTTCGCGCCATGTGGGCAATGTTGATTAAAGGTGGAAAAGATATGCGTGTCGAGTTCAGCAATGTCAGGGCTGATGCGCATGGGGCAACAGCACATTGGGATGCTTACTATACTTTTTCGGCAACAGGAAGAAAAGTTTTAAATCAAATCGACGCCCGCTTTGTCATTGAAAACGGCAAGATTGTGAAACATACCGATCATTTCGACTTTTATACCTGGTCAAGACAGGCACTGGGACTTCCCGGACTTTTATTGGGATGGACCTCTTTTCTGAAAAACAAGGTAAGAAAGCAGGCCAGCGCTAAACTGGCTGCTTATATGGCAAGAGAATAA
- the hisS gene encoding histidine--tRNA ligase yields the protein MSNIKPSLVKGTRDFSPQEMVKRNYIFDTIKTVFKKYGYAEIQTPTMENLSTLTGKYGDEGDKLIFKILNSGDFLSKANPELLANANSQKLISSISEKALRYDLTVPFARYVVMHQNDISLPFKRFQVQPVWRADRPQKGRYREFYQCDVDVVGSDSLLNEAEFVLIYQEALSNLGLKDFTIKLNNRKILSGIAEIIGKPELIIDMTVAIDKLDKIGLDGVSKELLERGFTEADLEKLKPVILLQGSNEEKLNSLRTVLAGSATGMNGIAEIETVFRYLKGLLQSNPALSPDLELDITLARGLNYYTGCIFEVKTNEAAMGSIGGGGRYDDLTGMFGLKGLTGVGISFGADRIYDVLLELNLFPESVAAGTKVLISNFDEAAELYALPIVQQLRNANIAAELYPSAAKLKKQMSYADAKNIPYVILIGSDEMQSGALTLKDMHSGQQDKLSLEAIIERIKD from the coding sequence ATGTCGAATATTAAACCTTCTCTAGTTAAAGGAACCCGTGATTTTTCACCTCAGGAAATGGTCAAACGCAATTATATTTTTGATACCATTAAAACGGTATTTAAGAAATACGGATATGCGGAAATACAAACGCCAACCATGGAAAACCTGAGTACTTTAACAGGTAAATACGGAGATGAAGGAGATAAGCTGATCTTTAAGATTTTAAACAGCGGAGATTTTCTCTCTAAAGCGAATCCGGAATTACTGGCTAATGCCAATTCTCAGAAGCTGATTTCATCCATCAGCGAAAAAGCATTGAGATATGATTTAACAGTACCTTTTGCCCGTTACGTGGTGATGCACCAGAACGACATTTCTCTGCCTTTTAAGCGCTTTCAGGTTCAGCCGGTGTGGAGAGCCGACCGGCCACAGAAAGGTCGCTACAGAGAGTTCTATCAGTGTGATGTGGATGTTGTAGGATCGGATAGCTTATTAAATGAAGCAGAATTTGTATTGATCTATCAGGAAGCCCTGAGTAACCTTGGCCTGAAAGACTTTACCATCAAATTAAATAACCGTAAAATATTATCTGGAATTGCTGAAATTATTGGTAAGCCAGAGCTGATTATCGATATGACTGTGGCGATCGATAAACTGGACAAGATCGGTTTGGATGGTGTAAGTAAAGAATTGCTGGAACGTGGATTCACAGAAGCTGATCTGGAGAAATTAAAACCAGTAATTTTACTACAGGGAAGTAATGAAGAGAAACTAAATAGCCTGCGTACCGTACTTGCCGGTTCTGCTACAGGGATGAACGGTATTGCGGAGATAGAGACTGTCTTCAGGTATTTAAAAGGATTGTTACAATCTAACCCTGCACTTAGCCCTGATCTCGAGCTGGACATTACATTGGCACGTGGTTTAAACTATTACACAGGTTGTATTTTTGAAGTAAAAACCAATGAAGCTGCTATGGGAAGCATCGGTGGGGGTGGTCGTTATGATGACCTGACTGGAATGTTTGGCCTGAAAGGATTAACAGGGGTTGGTATCTCTTTTGGTGCAGACCGCATTTATGACGTATTATTGGAACTGAATCTTTTCCCGGAGTCTGTTGCTGCGGGAACAAAAGTCCTGATCAGTAATTTTGATGAAGCAGCCGAATTATATGCACTCCCAATTGTTCAGCAATTGAGAAATGCAAATATCGCTGCAGAATTATATCCAAGTGCTGCAAAGCTTAAAAAACAAATGAGCTATGCAGATGCCAAGAACATCCCTTATGTGATTTTGATCGGTAGCGATGAAATGCAAAGCGGAGCATTAACTTTAAAAGATATGCACAGCGGCCAACAGGATAAACTATCCCTGGAGGCCATCATCGAAAGAATTAAAGATTAA